Below is a genomic region from Streptosporangiales bacterium.
TGTCCCGCGTCGTGGTCGACGTCATGCTGAAGCCCGAGCTCCTCGACCCGCAGGGGCAGGCGCTGGTCAAGGCGTTGGACCGGCTCGGCTACACCGGCGTCACGTCGGTCCGGCAGGGCAAGCGGTTCGAGCTCGAGGTCGAGGGTGCCGTCGACGACGCCGTGCTCGCACGGGTGCGCGACGCGGCCGACACCCTGCTCGCCAACCCCGTGATCGAGGACTTCACCGTCCGCGCCGAGGTGGGTTGATGCCCGCCCGCGTGGGTGTGGTCACGTTTCCCGGGTCACTCGACGACGCCGACGCCCGCCGCGCGGTGCGCCTGGCCGACGCGGAGCCCGTCCGGCT
It encodes:
- the purS gene encoding phosphoribosylformylglycinamidine synthase subunit PurS; the encoded protein is MSRVVVDVMLKPELLDPQGQALVKALDRLGYTGVTSVRQGKRFELEVEGAVDDAVLARVRDAADTLLANPVIEDFTVRAEVG